A window from Engraulis encrasicolus isolate BLACKSEA-1 chromosome 11, IST_EnEncr_1.0, whole genome shotgun sequence encodes these proteins:
- the LOC134458102 gene encoding testis-specific serine/threonine-protein kinase 1-like, protein MAETTGPYHHRPPTMDDCQVLKKRGYTQGITIGKGSYARVRAAYSARLKMNVAVKIINKHKAPKDFLDNFLPRELDILPCLNHKNIVKTYEIFETSAGKVYMVMELGVQGNLLEFIDFRGALPADFARKLFRQMADAIKFIHDQDIVHRDIKCENVLLDKDFNLKMADFGFSRRLSYNDAGMMELSKTFCGSEGYAAPEVLQGIPYDGKLYDAWSMGVVLFVMVCGSMPFDDSNVKKMIKVQKARRLAYPKSKTVATSCKDLIYRILNPDPKQRVTVAQFLEHPWLEEEDCEPSASSDGQSTATTPVPLEQDEHTEPQPAPVAD, encoded by the coding sequence ATGGCCGAAACAACGGGGCCTTACCATCATAGGCCCCCCACCATGGATGACTGCCAGGTGTTGAAAAAACGTGGCTACACCCAGGGTATCACGATTGGAAAGGGCTCCTACGCGCGGGTCAGAGCTGCGTATTCTGCCCGTCTCAAAATGAACGTGGCCGTTAAAATCATCAACAAGCATAAAGCGCCCAAAGACTTCTTGGACAATTTTTTACCCCGTGAGCTTGATATATTGCCATGCCTTAACCACAAGAACATAGTTAAAACCTACGAGATCTTTGAAACATCTGCTGGGAAAGTGTACATGGTGATGGAGCTCGGAGTCCAAGGCAACCTACTGGAGTTCATCGATTTCAGAGGCGCTCTTCCTGCAGACTTCGCGAGGAAACTTTTCCGTCAGATGGCCGACGCAATAAAATTCATCCACGACCAGGACATAGTCCACCGAGACATAAAATGCGAGAACGTTTTGCTGGATAAAGACTTCAACTTGAAGATGGCTGATTTTGGATTTAGCCGGAGGCTTTCCTACAATGACGCCGGCATGATGGAGCTCAGTAAAACTTTTTGCGGCTCGGAAGGCTACGCGGCACCAGAGGTTCTGCAGGGAATCCCATACGACGGAAAGCTGTATGACGCCTGGAGCATGGGGGTGGTTCTGTTCGTTATGGTTTGCGGATCCATGCCGTTTGACGACTCGAATGTCAAGAAAATGATCAAAGTTCAAAAGGCGCGACGGCTGGCATACCCGAAGTCTAAAACAGTAGCAACTTCTTGCAAAGACCTAATCTATAGGATTTTAAATCCTGACCCAAAACAGCGCGTCACAGTTGCTCAGTTCTTAGAACACCCTTGGTTGGAGGAAGAAGACTGTGAGCCTAGCGCAAGCTCGGATGGGCAGTCCACCGCCACCACCCCTGTCCCTCTGGAGCAAGATGAACACACCGAGCCTCAACCAGCACCTGTTGCAGACTGA
- the snrpd3l gene encoding small nuclear ribonucleoprotein D3 polypeptide, like, whose product MSIGVPIKVLHEAEGHIVTCETNSGEVYRGKLVEAEDNMNCQMSNLTVTYRDGRVSQLEQVYIRGSKIRFLILPDMLKNAPMLKSMKNKNQAAGAGRGKAAILKAQVAARGRGRGGGGRGNIFQKRR is encoded by the exons ATGTCGATCGGAGTCCCTATTAAAGTTCTGCACGAGGCAGAGGGGCACATCGTTACATGCGAGACCAACAGCGGTGAAGTGTACAGGGGAAAGCTGGTCGAGGCGGAGGACAACATGAACTGCCAG ATGTCCAACCTCACGGTGACCTATCGCGACGGGCGAGTGTCTCAGCTGGAGCAGGTCTACATCCGCGGCAGCAAAATTCGGTTCCTCATTCTACCCGACATGTTAAAGAACGCGCCCATGTTGAAGAGTATGAAGAACAAGAACCAGGCGGCCGGGGCTGGCCGAGGCAAAGCAGCCATCCTCAAAGCACAAG TGGCTGCCAGGGGCCGTGGAAGGGGAGGAGGCGGAAGAGGCAACATCTTCCAGAAGAGGCGATAA